In Thalassotalea fonticola, a single genomic region encodes these proteins:
- the fdhF gene encoding formate dehydrogenase subunit alpha — translation MVSFYDPNAAQNQTTQANVMVDLGTPEVLSDQHVTLTIDGQQISVPEGTSVLRAAALLNITIPKLCASDNLEAFGSCRLCAVEIAGRRGMPASCTTPAEQDMQVSTQNKKIARLRKNIMELYISDHPLDCLTCPSNGDCELQDMAGAVGLREVRYGFDGENHLDAAKDTSNPYFTFEPSKCIVCSRCVRACEEVQGTFALTIDGRGFDSKVSTGDNNDFLSSDCVSCGACVQACPTSTLMENSVIEQGQPERSVTTTCAYCGVGCSFEAQMKGEEVIRMVPAKDGQANHGHSCVKGRFAFGYATHQDRITSPMVRDSIDQPWRETSWQEAIDFAANKLKSVQAKYGKDSIGGITSSRCTNEETYLVQKLVRAAFGNNNTDTCARVCHSPTGYGLKATLGESAGTQTFDSVMQADTIIVIGANPTDAHPVFGSLLKKRLRQGAHLIIADPRKIDLGNSPHVTLDHHLPLRPGTNVAFINAMAHVIVDEGLEDKAFIAERCQTQAYQQWHSFISDSRHSPENTQDITGIDAEQLRKAARLYASVNNGAIYYGLGVTEHSQGSSMVMGIANLALLTGNIGREGVGVNPLRGQNNVQGSCDMGSFPHELPGYQHVNNDASREKFEQHWQVNIDNEPGLRIPNMFDAAIDGSFKGLYCQGEDIAQSDPNTNHVEAALKSLECLIVQDIFLNETAKFAHVFLPGSSFLEKDGTFTNAERRINRVRKVMTPLAGKADWETTMALSNALGYPMNYQHPKEIMAEIAELTPTFTGVSYEKLEQLGSIQWPCNDLNPQGTPTMHINDFPIGQATFAITEYVPTDERASRKFPLLLTTGRILSQYNVGAQTRRTDNQMWHDKDQLEIHPHDAQERGIKDGDNLGISSRAGNTVLTAKITSRMQPGVVYTTFHHPESGANVITTDNSDWATNCPEYKVTAVQVEKVSSPSNWQQRNKDFSRKQIDFLPKTRKGRTHAHE, via the coding sequence ATGGTCAGTTTTTACGATCCTAATGCGGCACAAAATCAAACCACGCAAGCTAATGTGATGGTAGATTTAGGTACGCCTGAAGTGCTATCTGATCAGCACGTAACCTTAACCATTGACGGTCAACAGATTTCTGTACCTGAAGGTACTTCTGTATTGCGCGCGGCTGCACTGCTTAACATTACCATTCCTAAATTATGTGCATCTGATAATCTGGAAGCATTTGGCTCTTGCCGTTTATGTGCAGTCGAAATAGCAGGCCGAAGAGGTATGCCAGCTTCGTGTACCACCCCTGCAGAGCAAGATATGCAGGTTAGTACTCAAAATAAAAAAATAGCTCGTTTGCGTAAAAATATCATGGAACTGTATATTTCAGATCATCCACTAGATTGCTTAACCTGCCCCAGCAATGGTGATTGCGAGCTGCAAGATATGGCTGGTGCCGTAGGTTTACGAGAAGTGCGTTATGGCTTTGACGGTGAAAATCATCTTGACGCTGCCAAAGATACCTCCAACCCCTATTTCACCTTTGAACCAAGTAAATGTATTGTTTGTTCACGATGCGTGCGCGCCTGTGAAGAAGTACAAGGTACCTTTGCCCTAACTATTGATGGTCGTGGGTTTGATTCCAAAGTTTCAACCGGCGATAACAATGACTTTTTAAGTTCCGACTGTGTTTCCTGTGGTGCCTGTGTACAAGCATGCCCTACTTCAACGTTAATGGAAAACAGTGTGATTGAGCAAGGTCAGCCTGAACGCAGTGTTACCACTACTTGCGCCTATTGTGGTGTCGGTTGTTCTTTTGAAGCGCAAATGAAAGGCGAGGAAGTCATTCGCATGGTCCCGGCTAAAGATGGCCAAGCCAATCACGGTCACTCTTGTGTTAAAGGTCGTTTTGCCTTCGGTTATGCCACCCATCAAGATCGTATCACCTCACCGATGGTGCGAGACTCTATTGATCAACCTTGGCGAGAAACCAGCTGGCAAGAAGCAATTGACTTTGCCGCAAATAAGCTTAAATCAGTACAAGCAAAATATGGCAAAGACAGTATTGGTGGGATCACCTCTTCACGTTGTACTAATGAAGAAACTTATTTGGTACAAAAACTTGTTCGCGCCGCTTTTGGCAATAACAATACCGATACTTGTGCACGCGTATGTCATTCTCCTACGGGCTATGGTTTAAAAGCCACTTTAGGTGAATCAGCAGGTACGCAAACTTTTGATTCAGTGATGCAAGCCGATACAATTATTGTCATTGGTGCTAACCCGACTGATGCCCACCCGGTATTTGGTTCTTTGTTGAAAAAACGCTTACGCCAAGGCGCGCACTTGATAATTGCCGACCCTCGAAAAATCGATTTAGGCAATAGCCCACACGTAACCTTAGATCATCATTTACCACTGCGTCCAGGTACAAATGTTGCCTTTATTAACGCTATGGCGCACGTCATTGTTGATGAAGGATTAGAAGATAAAGCGTTCATTGCTGAGCGCTGTCAAACACAAGCTTACCAGCAGTGGCATAGTTTTATCAGTGATAGCCGTCACTCACCTGAAAACACCCAAGACATTACCGGTATTGATGCTGAGCAACTGCGTAAAGCTGCCCGTTTATATGCCAGTGTTAACAATGGCGCCATCTATTATGGTTTGGGAGTAACGGAGCATTCACAAGGGTCAAGCATGGTCATGGGTATTGCTAATTTGGCCTTGTTAACCGGAAATATTGGCCGTGAAGGTGTTGGCGTGAACCCACTACGTGGCCAAAATAATGTGCAAGGTTCGTGTGATATGGGCTCATTTCCTCATGAATTACCCGGCTATCAGCACGTCAATAACGATGCATCAAGAGAGAAATTTGAGCAGCATTGGCAAGTTAACATTGATAATGAACCAGGGCTTCGTATTCCAAATATGTTTGATGCCGCCATTGATGGCAGCTTTAAAGGTTTGTATTGTCAGGGTGAAGATATTGCCCAATCGGACCCAAACACTAACCATGTTGAAGCCGCATTAAAATCATTAGAGTGCTTGATTGTGCAAGATATCTTTTTAAACGAAACGGCTAAATTTGCACATGTCTTTTTACCTGGCTCTTCGTTTTTAGAAAAAGACGGCACCTTCACCAATGCCGAACGTCGAATTAATCGGGTTAGAAAGGTAATGACACCACTCGCCGGAAAAGCCGATTGGGAAACGACCATGGCCTTGTCGAATGCACTTGGCTATCCAATGAACTATCAACATCCAAAAGAAATTATGGCTGAAATTGCCGAGTTAACACCGACATTCACTGGGGTGAGTTATGAAAAGCTCGAGCAATTAGGCAGTATTCAATGGCCGTGTAATGACCTTAACCCGCAAGGTACACCGACTATGCACATTAACGACTTTCCTATAGGTCAAGCCACCTTTGCCATCACTGAGTATGTGCCTACCGACGAACGTGCCAGTCGTAAGTTCCCATTGTTGCTCACTACAGGGCGAATTTTGTCACAATATAATGTTGGCGCTCAAACTCGCCGTACTGACAACCAAATGTGGCATGATAAAGATCAATTAGAAATTCACCCGCACGATGCCCAAGAGCGAGGTATTAAAGACGGTGACAATTTAGGTATCAGCAGCCGTGCAGGTAATACCGTTTTAACGGCAAAAATCACCAGTCGTATGCAACCCGGCGTTGTTTATACCACCTTTCATCACCCTGAAAGTGGTGCAAATGTGATCACCACTGACAATTCAGATTGGGCGACCAATTGCCCAGAATATAAAGTAACCGCTGTGCAAGTAGAGAAGGTCTCATCGCCGTCAAATTGGCAGCAACGCAATAAAGACTTTTCTCGTAAGCAAATCGATTTTTTGCCAAAAACACGCAAAGGCAGAACACATGCTCATGAGTAA
- the galE gene encoding UDP-glucose 4-epimerase GalE produces the protein MQVLVTGGAGYIGSHTVLSLLTHNYDVVVYDNLSNSSVESIARVEKLTGKSVSFVEGDICDKAKLSDVFEQFNIDAVIHFAALKAVGESAQIPLSYYQNNVHGSVCLLEVMQQYNVHNFIFSSSATVYGEENDVPYVETMKLGTPSSPYGASKVMVERVLADFALSDTNFRGVSLRYFNPIGAHESGDIGEDPKGIPNNLLPYVAQVAVGKRDKLSIFGDDYPTADGSCERDYLHVMDLAQGHVAALDWLNSNNEFRGVEAFNLGTGNGVSVFAIVKAFEQAINNSIAFEVSPRRAGDLPAFWANATKANNELNWQASRSLEQMMSDTWRWQLNNPDGYQA, from the coding sequence ATGCAAGTATTAGTCACTGGTGGCGCCGGATATATCGGCTCGCATACGGTTTTATCATTATTAACTCACAACTACGATGTGGTCGTGTATGACAATTTATCTAACTCAAGTGTTGAGTCAATTGCCAGAGTGGAAAAGCTGACCGGCAAGTCAGTAAGTTTTGTTGAAGGTGATATTTGTGACAAAGCAAAGTTAAGTGACGTATTTGAGCAGTTTAACATTGATGCGGTTATTCACTTTGCTGCACTAAAAGCCGTAGGTGAATCGGCGCAAATACCACTAAGTTATTATCAAAATAATGTGCATGGTTCGGTGTGTTTGCTTGAAGTGATGCAACAGTACAATGTTCATAATTTCATTTTTAGCTCGTCAGCCACCGTTTATGGTGAAGAGAATGACGTACCTTATGTTGAAACAATGAAGTTAGGCACGCCATCAAGCCCATATGGCGCAAGTAAAGTGATGGTTGAGCGGGTGTTGGCTGACTTTGCGTTGTCAGATACAAATTTTAGAGGTGTATCATTACGCTACTTTAACCCTATTGGTGCCCATGAAAGTGGCGACATTGGTGAAGACCCCAAAGGTATTCCCAATAATTTATTGCCTTATGTAGCGCAGGTTGCTGTTGGCAAACGCGATAAGCTCAGCATCTTTGGCGATGATTATCCTACCGCTGATGGCAGCTGCGAACGCGATTATTTGCACGTTATGGATTTAGCGCAAGGACATGTTGCAGCACTAGATTGGCTAAATAGCAATAATGAATTTCGCGGTGTTGAAGCATTTAACCTGGGCACAGGTAATGGTGTTTCGGTGTTTGCCATTGTAAAAGCATTTGAACAGGCAATTAATAACTCCATAGCATTTGAAGTTTCGCCACGAAGAGCCGGCGATCTCCCCGCTTTTTGGGCTAACGCTACAAAAGCCAATAACGAACTTAACTGGCAAGCAAGCCGAAGTTTAGAGCAAATGATGAGCGACACCTGGCGCTGGCAATTAAACAACCCCGATGGGTATCAAGCTTAA
- the fdhD gene encoding formate dehydrogenase accessory sulfurtransferase FdhD translates to MSNNQNLSNGIKQVRRQVRTIDANQVKADNDWVIEEQAIALVYNGISHAVMMATPCNLLDFAIGFSLSEGIIRQPADILEHEIIEAEHGIEIQLSISSRLFSELKHKRRSLMGNSGCGLCGVESLEQTIKTRATLPPTAVLPNEVIQQALSEFTQQQLLNNKTGSAHAAAYCSIQTGEIIAIREDVGRHNALDKLMGNLAQLKDELPEQEITPGFVLVSSRASYEMVDKTIAAGINHLVSISAATSKAIQWALQHQLNLIGFARSERLVEYTNMNASNSKHHKI, encoded by the coding sequence ATGAGTAACAATCAAAATCTCAGCAATGGCATAAAGCAGGTGCGTCGGCAGGTAAGAACTATCGATGCTAACCAAGTGAAAGCAGATAATGACTGGGTAATTGAAGAGCAAGCCATTGCCCTGGTTTATAATGGCATTTCACATGCGGTAATGATGGCAACACCGTGCAACTTGCTCGATTTTGCTATCGGTTTTAGTCTCTCAGAAGGTATTATTCGCCAGCCTGCTGATATATTAGAGCACGAGATCATTGAAGCTGAACATGGCATTGAAATACAGCTAAGTATCAGCTCTCGATTGTTTAGTGAATTGAAGCACAAACGTCGCAGCTTAATGGGTAATAGTGGCTGTGGCTTGTGTGGCGTAGAATCTTTAGAACAAACGATTAAAACCCGAGCTACACTGCCACCTACTGCGGTATTACCAAATGAAGTGATCCAACAGGCTCTATCTGAGTTTACTCAACAACAGTTATTAAACAATAAAACCGGTTCGGCTCATGCTGCAGCCTATTGTTCAATACAAACGGGCGAGATTATTGCGATCAGGGAAGATGTTGGCCGACATAATGCGCTGGATAAGCTAATGGGCAATTTAGCCCAGCTAAAAGATGAATTGCCAGAGCAAGAAATTACACCAGGATTTGTCTTGGTTTCCAGTCGTGCCAGTTATGAAATGGTTGATAAAACAATTGCAGCAGGCATTAATCATTTAGTCAGTATCTCCGCAGCAACGAGTAAGGCTATACAATGGGCATTGCAACACCAGTTAAATTTAATTGGTTTCGCCCGCTCAGAGCGACTGGTCGAGTATACAAACATGAATGCTAGCAATAGCAAACATCACAAAATTTAG
- the galK gene encoding galactokinase — MTQQSPDQQQLAQQLFSQQFERTAELVCHAPGRVNLIGDHTDYNDGFVLPAAINYGTTIAASKREDSIVKVYAHDCDEQTNEFNLNEVLFDQQMMWSNYVKGTLLALMEKYPDIKGANLVVTGNVPQGAGLSSSASFEIAILKTFAELYQLDLDGIRAALMGQRAENEFVGCNCGIMDQLISAMGQKSHAMLLDCKDLSFEDAPIPDDLALFIVNSNVKRGLVDSAYNLRREQCEQVAQFFGKSALREVTMEQLNDAKEQIEPELFKRARHVISENARAVATLTALKNNDIASISVAMKESHNSLRDDFEVTTKEMDGLVEIIDGVVGVNGGVRMTGGGFGGCVVALVPRALVTKLTDVVNNDYPQQFGLKPSIYLCTATQGAFR; from the coding sequence ATGACTCAGCAAAGCCCAGATCAACAGCAGCTTGCCCAACAGTTATTTAGCCAACAATTTGAAAGAACTGCAGAATTAGTTTGTCATGCCCCGGGCCGGGTGAATTTAATTGGTGATCATACCGATTACAATGATGGCTTTGTATTACCAGCCGCGATTAATTATGGCACTACTATTGCCGCATCAAAGCGCGAAGACTCAATAGTTAAAGTGTATGCTCATGATTGTGACGAGCAAACCAATGAATTTAACCTGAATGAAGTATTGTTTGATCAGCAGATGATGTGGAGTAACTACGTAAAAGGCACATTACTAGCATTGATGGAAAAATACCCTGATATTAAAGGCGCTAACCTTGTTGTTACGGGGAATGTGCCACAAGGCGCGGGCTTAAGCTCTTCAGCCAGTTTTGAAATTGCCATTTTAAAAACCTTTGCCGAGCTTTATCAATTAGATCTAGATGGCATCAGGGCAGCTCTAATGGGGCAAAGGGCCGAAAATGAATTTGTTGGTTGTAATTGTGGCATCATGGATCAACTTATTTCTGCAATGGGTCAGAAAAGTCATGCCATGCTGTTGGATTGTAAAGACTTGTCGTTTGAAGATGCGCCTATTCCGGATGACTTAGCGTTGTTCATTGTTAATTCAAATGTAAAACGAGGCCTGGTCGACAGTGCATACAATTTAAGACGCGAGCAATGTGAACAAGTGGCCCAATTCTTTGGTAAATCGGCGTTACGCGAAGTTACCATGGAGCAGCTTAACGATGCTAAAGAGCAAATTGAACCTGAGTTGTTCAAGCGTGCCCGCCATGTAATTAGTGAAAACGCTCGAGCAGTTGCTACGCTAACTGCTCTGAAAAATAATGATATTGCCAGCATTAGTGTGGCAATGAAAGAATCTCATAATTCTTTGCGTGATGATTTTGAAGTGACCACCAAAGAAATGGATGGCCTGGTAGAAATTATTGATGGCGTTGTAGGTGTCAATGGTGGAGTACGAATGACCGGTGGTGGTTTTGGTGGCTGTGTTGTTGCCCTGGTGCCAAGGGCTTTGGTGACAAAATTAACAGATGTGGTTAATAATGATTATCCACAGCAATTTGGTTTAAAACCAAGCATTTATCTATGTACGGCAACGCAAGGCGCATTTAGATAA
- a CDS encoding formate dehydrogenase subunit delta produces MSNQISDNIGLHLSAEQAVDKVVNHIQLFWAQSMKNDLIAYYKNDGQLLNELSKLATIKLAEMQAAD; encoded by the coding sequence ATGAGCAACCAAATTTCAGACAATATTGGTTTACATCTATCCGCTGAGCAAGCCGTAGATAAAGTGGTTAATCACATCCAATTGTTTTGGGCACAATCGATGAAAAACGATTTAATCGCCTATTATAAAAATGATGGGCAACTGCTTAATGAATTGTCGAAACTGGCAACAATTAAATTAGCTGAGATGCAAGCAGCTGATTAG
- a CDS encoding sodium/sugar symporter produces the protein MDFANKLGTIDSTIFIVYVIGLLCLALWISRNEKKEGANTEDYFLAGKALPWWAIGASLIAANISAEQIIGMSGSGYAIGLAIASYEWMAAITLIIVGKYMLPIFLENKIFTMPQYLEQRFDSKVKTTLAIFWLAVYTFVNLTAVLWLGGLAIETVAGVDWMFGMIFLAVFSVAYSLYGGLKAVAYTDIFQVVLLVFGGLFLSYLALDAVSDGQGILAGFGVLTDKMPEHFDMILSPENEHYMSLPGISVLIGGMWIMNFSYWGFNQYIIQRALAAKDIKEAQKGIAFAAYLKLLMPVIVVLPGIAAVVLYPTLTTPDQAYPSMMALMPVGIKGLVFAALVAAIVSSLASMTNSISTIFTMDIYSRFKPNQSQRHYVHIGRIAALISLCIALIVAEPLLGKFDQAFQYIQEFTGFFTPGIVVIFVMGMFWKRATSMGALSAAIGSAAFSFIFMKFWPELPFMDRVGLVFLLCLALCYLVSIMGKPNTEDSSVSLDTVSFATNKSFNVATVGVVLILTALYATWW, from the coding sequence ATGGATTTTGCAAATAAATTGGGGACGATAGACAGCACAATTTTTATTGTCTATGTCATAGGGCTATTATGCTTGGCCTTGTGGATTTCTCGTAATGAGAAGAAAGAAGGCGCGAATACCGAAGATTACTTCTTAGCTGGTAAAGCATTGCCATGGTGGGCTATCGGCGCTTCATTAATTGCAGCCAATATTTCTGCTGAACAAATTATCGGTATGTCAGGCTCTGGCTACGCCATTGGTTTAGCGATTGCTTCTTATGAGTGGATGGCAGCCATTACCTTGATCATAGTCGGTAAATATATGCTGCCTATTTTCCTGGAAAATAAAATTTTCACCATGCCCCAGTATCTTGAGCAACGCTTTGACAGCAAAGTAAAAACTACGTTGGCAATTTTTTGGCTAGCGGTATACACCTTTGTTAACTTAACCGCCGTGTTGTGGCTGGGTGGCTTAGCAATTGAAACTGTTGCTGGTGTAGACTGGATGTTTGGTATGATATTCTTAGCCGTGTTCTCTGTTGCCTACTCGTTATACGGTGGTCTAAAAGCCGTTGCTTATACCGACATATTCCAAGTTGTGTTATTAGTGTTTGGTGGACTGTTCTTAAGCTATTTAGCCTTAGATGCTGTATCTGATGGTCAAGGCATATTAGCTGGTTTTGGCGTACTTACTGATAAAATGCCTGAGCATTTTGACATGATCTTAAGCCCTGAAAATGAACACTATATGAGCTTGCCCGGTATTTCTGTGCTAATTGGTGGCATGTGGATCATGAACTTCAGCTATTGGGGATTCAACCAGTACATTATTCAACGCGCACTAGCGGCGAAAGACATTAAAGAAGCACAAAAAGGTATCGCCTTTGCTGCCTACCTTAAACTGTTAATGCCAGTTATTGTAGTGTTACCTGGTATTGCTGCCGTGGTGTTATATCCTACCTTAACGACACCTGATCAAGCTTACCCATCAATGATGGCGTTAATGCCAGTTGGTATTAAAGGGCTAGTATTTGCTGCATTAGTTGCTGCCATCGTGTCGTCTCTTGCGTCAATGACAAACAGTATCTCAACCATCTTTACCATGGATATTTATTCACGCTTTAAGCCGAACCAAAGCCAACGCCACTATGTGCATATTGGCCGTATTGCTGCGTTAATTTCTTTATGTATTGCCTTAATCGTGGCTGAGCCATTACTGGGCAAGTTTGATCAAGCGTTCCAATACATTCAGGAATTCACTGGGTTCTTTACACCAGGCATCGTAGTGATATTTGTGATGGGCATGTTCTGGAAACGTGCTACCTCAATGGGCGCTCTTTCGGCCGCAATTGGCTCGGCTGCATTCTCTTTCATCTTTATGAAATTCTGGCCTGAATTACCGTTTATGGACCGAGTGGGCTTAGTGTTCTTACTGTGTTTAGCGCTTTGTTACCTAGTCTCTATTATGGGTAAACCGAATACAGAAGATAGCAGTGTGTCTTTAGATACAGTGAGCTTTGCTACCAACAAGTCATTTAACGTTGCTACCGTTGGTGTAGTACTTATCCTTACCGCTTTGTATGCCACTTGGTGGTAA
- a CDS encoding aldose epimerase family protein, translated as MANVMAALNTVTLANDNGMTVEIINFGARIKSIKFPVNCKPTEMTLGYSTALEYLTDEFYLGATCGRVCNRIAEGKFELNDREYQLSLNDGKNCLHGGDKNFSVRYWQIDSQSQSRSKVTLSLISKDGDQGFPGTLKVSVTYTLSSDNKLSIKYLANTDAATPINLTNHAYFNLGEENCESLNLQIMSSAYLESDSANLATGNLLPVAGTDYDFNEPTPVGKRQSNSRDKSLQEKHGFDHCFVLNDGAFEQPKAVLTSLKNRVRMSVYTDQAAIQLYTGFYLTGQFNSYQGLCLEAQNYTDAINIKHFPNSVLNPNDQYQCEIVFAFQSID; from the coding sequence ATGGCTAATGTGATGGCAGCATTGAACACTGTGACACTTGCCAATGATAATGGCATGACGGTTGAAATCATTAATTTCGGCGCACGGATAAAATCAATTAAATTTCCGGTTAATTGCAAGCCAACGGAAATGACTTTAGGCTACTCAACGGCCCTCGAGTATTTAACCGATGAGTTTTATCTAGGGGCTACGTGTGGGCGAGTGTGCAATCGCATTGCTGAGGGAAAGTTTGAACTCAATGATCGTGAATATCAGTTGTCATTAAATGATGGCAAAAACTGTTTGCATGGCGGTGACAAAAACTTCTCTGTTCGTTATTGGCAAATAGACAGCCAATCTCAGAGTCGTTCAAAGGTTACTTTATCGCTTATTTCCAAAGATGGTGATCAAGGTTTCCCTGGTACGTTAAAGGTATCGGTTACCTATACATTAAGCAGCGATAATAAACTAAGCATAAAATACCTGGCCAATACAGATGCAGCCACGCCAATTAATTTAACCAATCATGCTTACTTTAATTTAGGCGAAGAAAACTGCGAGTCTTTAAACTTACAAATTATGTCTTCGGCCTATCTTGAATCGGACAGTGCTAATCTTGCTACGGGCAACCTATTACCTGTAGCAGGCACTGATTATGACTTTAATGAGCCGACTCCAGTTGGCAAGCGGCAGAGTAATAGCCGGGATAAATCATTGCAAGAGAAGCACGGGTTTGATCATTGTTTTGTTTTAAATGATGGGGCATTTGAACAGCCAAAAGCGGTGTTAACATCATTAAAAAACCGAGTAAGGATGTCGGTATATACTGATCAGGCGGCTATTCAGCTATACACCGGCTTCTACTTAACCGGGCAATTTAATTCATATCAAGGGCTGTGTTTAGAAGCGCAAAACTATACTGACGCGATTAATATTAAGCATTTTCCAAATAGTGTTTTAAACCCCAATGATCAATATCAGTGTGAAATAGTCTTTGCTTTTCAGTCAATTGATTAA
- a CDS encoding formate dehydrogenase beta subunit, protein MSTTLYLPMDTTAIAMGADDVAKAIVFQTKESSEKVNLIRNGSRGMFYLEPLLEVETPQGRVAYGPVSVDDVESLLTQGMLTGNADHPLYLGLTENIPYLAKQQRLTFKRAGIINPVSIDDYITHDGFVGLNNALTLLAEDQQNIVDEIKTSGLRGRGGAAFPTGIKWQTVLDAKPTGAEQQKYIVCNADEGDSGTFSDRLLMEADPFSLIEGMIIAGLAVGATQGYIYLRSEYPQAQLILEQAIATAYQQQYLGDNIQGSGHKFDLEVRIGAGAYICGEETSLLESLEGKRGLVRAKPPLPAIEGLFGQPTIVNNVISLATVPIILAKGAQYYQDFGVGRSRGTLPFQLAGNIKQGGLVELAFGTTLADIVNDFGAGTYTGEPIKAIQVGGPLGAYLPEQQWHTALDYEAFSAISAVLGHGGIVVFDNSISMTEQARFAMEFCTAESCGKCTPCRIGSTRGVEVIDNMIAAHQNQSPTEQSVALNELLVDLCDTMIDGSLCAMGSMTPIPVKSVMTHFADDFITDNSTQYHEKVTAKEQK, encoded by the coding sequence ATGTCTACCACTCTATATTTACCTATGGACACCACAGCAATAGCTATGGGCGCAGACGATGTGGCTAAAGCTATCGTCTTTCAAACAAAAGAGAGTTCCGAAAAAGTTAATCTAATCCGTAATGGTTCGCGCGGCATGTTTTATCTAGAACCCTTACTCGAAGTTGAAACGCCGCAAGGCCGTGTTGCTTACGGCCCTGTTTCAGTTGATGATGTTGAATCTCTACTTACTCAGGGAATGCTTACAGGCAATGCCGATCATCCATTGTATTTAGGCCTTACCGAAAACATTCCCTATTTAGCAAAACAGCAGCGTTTAACCTTTAAGCGTGCGGGAATTATTAACCCGGTTAGCATTGATGACTACATAACTCATGATGGCTTTGTTGGCTTAAACAATGCCTTAACACTTTTAGCTGAAGATCAGCAAAACATAGTCGATGAAATTAAAACTTCAGGGCTACGCGGCCGTGGCGGCGCAGCGTTTCCGACAGGAATAAAGTGGCAAACCGTACTTGATGCAAAACCAACCGGCGCAGAACAGCAGAAATACATTGTGTGTAATGCCGATGAAGGCGACTCTGGCACCTTTTCAGATCGTTTATTAATGGAAGCAGATCCATTTAGCTTAATCGAAGGTATGATTATCGCAGGTCTTGCTGTAGGTGCCACACAAGGTTATATCTATCTGCGTTCAGAATACCCACAAGCGCAACTTATACTTGAGCAAGCAATAGCGACGGCTTATCAACAGCAATATTTGGGTGACAACATCCAAGGCAGCGGGCACAAGTTTGATCTAGAAGTACGAATAGGCGCTGGAGCTTATATTTGTGGTGAAGAAACCTCTTTGCTGGAAAGTCTTGAAGGTAAGCGCGGCCTTGTTCGAGCTAAACCGCCGTTACCTGCCATTGAAGGTTTGTTTGGTCAGCCTACCATTGTTAACAACGTGATCAGCTTGGCAACAGTGCCAATTATTTTGGCCAAGGGTGCACAATATTATCAAGACTTTGGCGTAGGCCGTTCACGCGGTACTTTGCCATTTCAATTGGCCGGTAACATAAAACAAGGCGGACTCGTTGAATTAGCCTTTGGTACAACTTTAGCCGATATTGTTAATGACTTTGGCGCCGGAACATATACCGGCGAACCTATCAAAGCTATACAAGTAGGTGGCCCTTTAGGTGCCTATTTACCAGAACAACAATGGCATACCGCTCTGGATTACGAGGCATTTTCGGCCATCAGTGCGGTGCTTGGTCATGGTGGTATCGTGGTATTTGATAACAGCATTAGCATGACTGAACAAGCACGTTTTGCCATGGAATTTTGTACGGCGGAGTCATGTGGCAAATGTACCCCTTGTCGTATTGGCTCAACCCGAGGCGTTGAAGTAATTGATAATATGATCGCCGCACACCAGAATCAATCACCGACTGAACAGAGCGTTGCGCTTAACGAGCTATTAGTCGATTTATGCGACACTATGATTGATGGCTCATTATGTGCAATGGGCAGTATGACGCCGATCCCAGTTAAAAGTGTTATGACTCATTTTGCCGATGATTTCATTACTGACAACTCTACTCAGTACCATGAAAAAGTTACGGCTAAGGAGCAAAAATAA